From the Caballeronia sp. NK8 genome, one window contains:
- a CDS encoding mechanosensitive ion channel family protein, whose protein sequence is MLPLDHFLNLAERPLGTWPGALVVAVIAVAVAVGVHRIGARILTRIARPYPLMSVVLRYIDTPALILLIILGIGFVIFEAPDALPLIGVLRDIETVALIAALTFLAARSASAVGEAIVQAHPLDTDDNLNARRIHTQARVLARSVMVVIVIIGFGAALMAFPSVRQIGASLLASAGVAGLVAGIAARPVLGNLIAGLQIALSQPIRLDDVVVIQGEWGRVEEITGTYVSIRIWDQRRLIVPLQWFIENPFTNWTRNSSQIIGTVFLYVDYRMPIAPLREELERILAHAPEWDGRVQVLQVTDATDRAMQLRVLVSSFDSALNWDLRCRVREGLVNFVQAAYPQYLPRARADLSTDKDRHVDFAPPLERPGTAQAASTANTPADPVASRGEPSGPDPRAHSMASTGKT, encoded by the coding sequence ATGCTCCCACTCGATCACTTCCTGAATCTCGCCGAACGGCCGCTCGGCACCTGGCCCGGCGCGCTGGTCGTCGCCGTCATCGCCGTGGCCGTCGCGGTGGGCGTGCATCGTATCGGCGCGCGCATCCTGACGCGCATCGCGCGGCCTTATCCGCTGATGAGCGTCGTGTTGCGCTACATCGACACGCCCGCGCTCATCCTGCTCATCATCCTCGGCATCGGCTTCGTGATCTTCGAGGCGCCCGATGCGCTGCCTTTGATCGGCGTGCTGCGCGATATCGAAACGGTCGCGCTGATCGCCGCGCTCACGTTCCTCGCGGCGCGTTCGGCCAGCGCGGTGGGCGAGGCGATCGTGCAGGCGCATCCGCTCGACACCGACGACAATCTCAACGCGCGCCGCATCCACACGCAGGCGCGCGTGCTCGCGCGCTCGGTGATGGTGGTGATCGTGATCATCGGCTTCGGCGCGGCGCTGATGGCGTTTCCGAGCGTCAGGCAGATCGGCGCGAGCCTGCTGGCTTCGGCGGGGGTCGCCGGACTCGTCGCCGGGATCGCGGCGCGGCCCGTGCTCGGCAATCTGATCGCGGGCTTGCAGATCGCGCTGTCGCAGCCGATCCGCCTCGACGATGTCGTCGTGATTCAGGGCGAGTGGGGGCGCGTCGAGGAGATCACGGGCACGTATGTTTCGATCCGCATCTGGGACCAGCGGCGGCTCATCGTGCCGTTGCAGTGGTTCATCGAGAATCCGTTCACGAACTGGACGCGCAACAGCTCGCAGATCATCGGCACGGTGTTTCTGTATGTCGATTACCGCATGCCGATCGCACCGCTGCGCGAAGAACTGGAGCGCATACTCGCGCACGCGCCGGAATGGGACGGACGCGTGCAGGTGCTGCAAGTCACCGACGCCACCGATCGCGCCATGCAGTTGCGCGTGCTCGTCAGTTCCTTCGATTCGGCGCTCAACTGGGATTTGCGCTGCCGCGTGCGCGAAGGGCTCGTAAACTTCGTGCAGGCGGCGTATCCGCAGTATCTGCCGCGTGCGCGCGCGGATCTGTCGACGGACAAGGACCGCCACGTCGATTTCGCGCCGCCGCTGGAGCGCCCGGGCACGGCGCAGGCGGCCAGCACGGCGAACACACCCGCCGATCCGGTCGCGAGCCGCGGCGAGCCGAGTGGACCGGACCCGCGCGCACATTCGATGGCATCAACCGGGAAGACCTGA
- a CDS encoding Rap1a/Tai family immunity protein translates to MLREFVIACALATPVCAFAFTGNDLNKLCTKTDPNSRTACAAYIEGAADGIYNTIEAIGGTSGPQIGQYFCLPADVKPQQLTDAVRKYIANNPDKADFNATTMVSLGLGKAFPCKAER, encoded by the coding sequence ATGCTGCGGGAATTCGTCATCGCCTGTGCTCTCGCAACGCCCGTGTGCGCGTTCGCGTTTACCGGCAACGATCTGAACAAGCTCTGCACCAAAACGGATCCCAATTCGCGAACCGCCTGCGCGGCCTATATCGAAGGCGCGGCGGACGGCATCTACAACACGATCGAGGCGATCGGCGGAACCTCCGGGCCGCAGATCGGCCAGTATTTCTGCCTGCCGGCGGACGTGAAGCCGCAGCAACTCACGGACGCGGTGCGCAAGTACATCGCCAATAATCCCGACAAGGCCGATTTCAACGCGACCACGATGGTCTCGCTCGGTCTCGGCAAGGCGTTTCCCTGCAAGGCGGAACGCTGA